In the genome of Gloeotrichia echinulata CP02, one region contains:
- a CDS encoding metal-binding protein — translation MPSGQTHDRITMYALPLVTGVTFWQTRSGNLTLLVAGGFIFGGLMFGPDLDIYSVQFQRWGFLRWIWLPYQKSLRHRSFLSHGPIIGTTLRVVYLTCILAILVIILLVIGEKLGNFALNWQNMGNNVGRSLMVYNSEFLALFLGLELGAMSHSLSDWGGSAYKRFKKQGIQGLLPREKIKKRKVTGRRRTVGTKTVRKRND, via the coding sequence ATGCCCTCTGGTCAGACGCACGATCGCATTACTATGTATGCTCTACCGTTGGTGACTGGTGTCACTTTCTGGCAGACTCGCAGTGGGAATCTGACTTTGTTGGTTGCTGGTGGGTTTATCTTTGGGGGGCTGATGTTCGGCCCGGATTTGGATATTTACTCTGTGCAATTCCAACGCTGGGGCTTTTTGCGCTGGATTTGGTTACCTTATCAAAAAAGTCTCAGACATCGTTCTTTTTTATCCCACGGTCCGATTATTGGCACAACTCTGCGGGTGGTTTATCTTACCTGTATTTTGGCAATTTTGGTAATTATATTGCTGGTGATTGGTGAAAAGTTGGGTAATTTTGCTTTAAATTGGCAGAATATGGGGAATAATGTGGGGCGATCGCTCATGGTTTACAACAGTGAATTTCTCGCCCTATTCTTGGGATTGGAACTCGGTGCGATGAGTCATTCTCTGAGTGATTGGGGGGGTTCGGCTTACAAGCGGTTCAAAAAGCAGGGTATTCAGGGGTTACTACCTCGTGAGAAAATCAAGAAACGTAAAGTTACGGGGCGTCGTCGAACTGTGGGGACGAAGACGGTAAGAAAAAGAAATGACTAA
- the mazG gene encoding nucleoside triphosphate pyrophosphohydrolase, which yields MTKNQTLAALQELIDIVAKLRSPDGGCPWDLAQTSQTLTPYVIEEAYEVVDAIKSGDKKAIAEELGDLLLQVVLQAQIAGESGDFSLQEVVEGISQKLIRRHPHVFGDVSVASVDEVRQNWEQIKAAEKGEAPPDAQNLSTKLSRYRRTLPPLTAAMKISQKAADVGFEWENIAGVWDKFHEELGEFQQALAEESPEAQQAELGDLLFATIQLARWYHLDPSAGLQGTNERFIQRLQKMEAVTDRPLSDYSLEELENLWQQAKAQIAQENTDY from the coding sequence ATGACTAAAAATCAGACTTTAGCGGCGTTACAAGAGTTAATTGATATAGTGGCAAAATTGCGATCGCCTGATGGTGGTTGTCCTTGGGATTTGGCGCAAACGTCCCAAACGTTGACGCCCTATGTGATTGAGGAAGCTTATGAGGTGGTGGATGCAATTAAGAGTGGGGATAAAAAGGCGATCGCGGAAGAACTCGGCGATTTATTATTACAGGTGGTTCTACAAGCCCAAATTGCTGGTGAATCTGGGGATTTTTCTTTGCAGGAAGTAGTTGAGGGGATTTCTCAAAAGTTGATTCGCCGTCATCCCCATGTATTTGGTGATGTTTCGGTGGCTAGTGTGGATGAGGTACGGCAAAATTGGGAACAAATCAAAGCTGCTGAAAAAGGGGAAGCACCGCCCGATGCTCAAAATCTCAGCACGAAACTCAGCCGTTATCGGCGTACCCTCCCCCCCTTAACAGCGGCGATGAAAATTTCTCAAAAGGCTGCAGATGTGGGGTTTGAGTGGGAAAATATTGCTGGTGTGTGGGACAAGTTTCACGAGGAATTAGGGGAATTTCAACAGGCTTTAGCTGAAGAAAGTCCAGAAGCCCAACAAGCAGAATTAGGGGATTTACTGTTTGCGACAATTCAGCTAGCCCGTTGGTATCACCTCGACCCTAGCGCCGGTTTACAAGGTACAAATGAGCGATTTATCCAGAGATTACAAAAAATGGAAGCTGTTACAGATCGTCCCCTTTCAGATTATAGTTTAGAGGAGTTAGAAAATCTCTGGCAACAGGCAAAAGCCCAAATTGCTCAAGAAAATACTGATTACTAA
- a CDS encoding DEAD/DEAH box helicase, with amino-acid sequence MSDTFSRLAPFIQEYIYHQNWTELRPVQIAACEVIFDTNAHLLVAAGTASGKTEAAFLPVITLLYQNPAASIGALYIGPIKALINDQFERLNDLLKAANIPVWHLHGDVSQSHKNKLFKNPKGILQITPESLESLLINKNNDLVRLFGDLRFVIIDEIHAFMGSERGYQIICQLQRLAQLTPKQPRRIGLSATLGDYSMAEDWLRSGTENPVITPKIVAGKRQIKLAVEHFYHQDDESEITAYDKYIFNLSKSRKCLIFANNRTETESVIASLRQIATEESLPDIYHVHHGSISPSLRQAAENAMREPHNPAVTAATLTLELGIDIGYLERVIQLESPLSVASFLQRLGRTGRRGEAADMRFVCAEEKPSLEASLPEQIPWQLLQCIAIIQLYLEERWIEPIKPIKYPLSLLYHQTMSILAATGEISPATLAKQILNLPPFAAIAQADLLLLLRYLIDIDHIQKTEQDKLILGLTGERVVRKFQFYAVFADSQGYVVKQGTTEIGTIPMPFSIGHQFSLAGRTWEVLEIEFKKKLISVKQVEAKATIYWRGSGGIIHTRILQRMRQVLLEDVEYTYLQENAWHRLQTVRELVQNSGLDKQNIVPLAKDKCCIFPWMGTIAYRTLERFLNSCCRESLEIKSIGGVNPYYLTLKLGKDKLSSLKQEILALSTERITPEYLVSETEAPEIHKFDQFIPYPLLRKAFINDYLDIDELKQQIACW; translated from the coding sequence ATGAGCGATACCTTCAGTAGACTTGCACCATTTATTCAAGAATATATTTATCATCAAAATTGGACTGAATTACGCCCAGTTCAAATCGCTGCTTGTGAAGTTATTTTTGACACAAATGCTCATTTACTTGTGGCTGCGGGTACAGCTTCGGGGAAGACAGAAGCGGCGTTTTTACCAGTTATAACTCTATTATATCAAAACCCAGCCGCTAGTATTGGTGCATTATATATAGGTCCGATTAAAGCTTTAATTAATGACCAATTTGAACGCCTTAACGACTTGTTAAAAGCAGCGAATATACCAGTTTGGCATTTGCATGGTGATGTCTCTCAAAGTCATAAAAATAAGCTCTTTAAGAACCCTAAAGGTATTCTCCAAATTACGCCAGAATCTCTAGAAAGTTTGTTAATTAACAAAAATAATGACCTGGTTCGCCTATTTGGTGATTTGCGATTTGTCATCATTGATGAAATTCACGCTTTCATGGGTTCAGAAAGGGGTTATCAAATTATTTGTCAATTGCAGCGTTTGGCACAATTGACACCAAAACAACCCCGCCGTATTGGTTTATCAGCTACTCTTGGTGATTACTCAATGGCGGAAGATTGGTTACGTTCGGGAACTGAAAACCCAGTAATTACTCCTAAAATTGTAGCAGGAAAACGTCAAATTAAACTGGCTGTAGAACATTTTTATCATCAGGATGATGAGTCAGAGATAACAGCCTACGACAAATATATTTTTAACCTCAGCAAATCTCGTAAATGTCTCATTTTTGCAAATAATCGCACCGAAACAGAATCTGTAATTGCTTCTTTAAGACAAATTGCGACAGAAGAATCACTACCAGATATCTATCATGTGCATCACGGTAGTATATCTCCTAGCTTGCGACAAGCAGCAGAAAATGCGATGCGCGAACCTCACAATCCTGCAGTTACCGCTGCCACACTTACTCTAGAATTAGGTATAGATATTGGTTATTTAGAAAGAGTTATTCAGTTAGAATCTCCCTTGTCTGTAGCCAGCTTTTTACAAAGATTGGGACGCACCGGTAGAAGAGGCGAAGCGGCTGATATGCGCTTTGTTTGTGCTGAAGAGAAACCCTCACTAGAAGCATCTTTACCAGAGCAAATTCCTTGGCAATTATTGCAGTGTATCGCCATTATCCAACTTTATTTAGAAGAGCGTTGGATTGAACCCATTAAGCCGATTAAATATCCTTTGAGTTTGCTGTATCATCAAACCATGAGTATTTTAGCAGCAACAGGCGAAATATCACCTGCTACCTTGGCTAAACAAATTTTAAATTTACCGCCCTTTGCAGCTATTGCTCAAGCAGATTTACTGCTATTATTGCGTTATTTAATTGATATTGATCATATTCAAAAAACTGAACAAGATAAATTGATTTTGGGGTTGACTGGGGAGAGGGTAGTCAGAAAATTTCAGTTTTATGCTGTATTTGCTGATAGTCAAGGGTATGTTGTTAAGCAAGGTACAACGGAAATTGGCACTATCCCTATGCCATTTTCTATTGGTCATCAATTTTCTTTAGCTGGGAGAACCTGGGAAGTTTTAGAAATAGAATTCAAAAAAAAGTTAATTTCTGTGAAGCAAGTAGAAGCAAAAGCTACTATTTATTGGCGGGGTAGCGGTGGGATTATTCATACAAGAATTTTGCAAAGAATGCGGCAGGTTTTGCTAGAAGATGTAGAATATACTTACTTACAAGAAAATGCTTGGCACCGTTTACAAACAGTTCGGGAATTAGTGCAAAATTCTGGATTAGATAAACAAAATATAGTACCATTAGCAAAAGATAAATGCTGTATCTTTCCTTGGATGGGTACAATCGCCTACCGCACCTTAGAAAGGTTCCTTAACTCCTGCTGTCGAGAATCTTTGGAAATCAAAAGTATTGGTGGTGTTAATCCTTATTATTTGACCCTAAAATTAGGTAAGGATAAATTATCATCCCTTAAACAAGAAATTCTGGCTTTGTCTACAGAAAGAATTACACCAGAATATTTAGTTAGTGAAACAGAAGCACCGGAAATCCACAAATTTGATCAATTTATTCCTTACCCTCTTTTACGCAAAGCTTTTATCAACGATTATTTGGACATTGACGAATTAAAGCAGCAAATAGCCTGTTGGTAG
- a CDS encoding ATP-binding protein, with protein sequence MVKLKMLKKISTALINSLGAGVVPRIGVEHIAVGREPELKSLLQNLDDIAEGVAAFRFIIGNYGSGKSFMLQLLRNRALEQGFVVADADLSSERRLAGSNHEGLATYRELMSRLSTKTRPDGGALVSILEGWINKIQQEVAKETEMRPHDDGFDDQVEAKIREVVQYIEDLVHGFDFGSVIIAYWRGYRLDDDDLKNAAMRWLRGEFNTKTEAKAALGVRVIIDDDSWYDYIKLLAKFVAEIGYKGLLILVDEAVNLYQISTTVTREKNYNRLLTMFNDTMQCKAEHLGIIIGGTTKFLEDPNRGLFADQAWRRRTKESRFVAQNGVQEYLGPVIRLNPLSQEEILTLLQRLTEIHAVNFGYEKALTNRELQEFVQEIVNRLGAEALLTPGEIVRDFISVLNILLQNPKISFSQLIHGTNFKPTAVGKAVGVDDDDAAEFNL encoded by the coding sequence ATGGTAAAGCTGAAAATGTTGAAAAAAATCTCCACTGCTTTAATCAATTCCCTGGGTGCGGGAGTAGTACCAAGAATAGGAGTTGAACATATAGCAGTTGGTCGAGAACCAGAACTAAAAAGCCTCTTACAAAATCTCGATGACATTGCAGAAGGTGTAGCAGCTTTTCGTTTTATAATTGGTAACTATGGTTCGGGAAAAAGCTTCATGCTGCAACTGCTTCGTAACCGTGCTTTAGAGCAAGGTTTTGTAGTAGCTGATGCTGATTTATCCTCGGAACGCCGACTAGCAGGAAGCAATCATGAAGGTTTAGCAACCTATCGAGAATTGATGAGCCGCTTGTCTACAAAAACTCGTCCTGATGGTGGTGCTTTAGTCTCAATTTTGGAAGGCTGGATTAATAAAATTCAACAAGAAGTAGCCAAAGAAACTGAAATGCGCCCTCATGATGATGGTTTTGATGACCAAGTTGAAGCCAAAATCAGAGAAGTAGTTCAGTATATAGAAGACTTGGTTCATGGATTTGATTTTGGTAGCGTCATTATCGCTTATTGGCGTGGCTACCGATTGGATGATGATGATTTAAAAAATGCTGCAATGCGCTGGTTGCGGGGAGAATTTAACACTAAAACTGAAGCCAAGGCTGCTTTGGGAGTGCGCGTAATTATTGATGATGATAGCTGGTACGATTATATCAAGCTATTAGCTAAGTTTGTGGCTGAAATTGGTTATAAAGGATTGTTAATTTTAGTTGATGAAGCTGTAAATCTATACCAAATATCCACTACAGTTACACGAGAAAAGAACTATAACAGACTGCTAACAATGTTTAACGACACCATGCAGTGCAAAGCTGAACATCTTGGTATTATTATTGGTGGTACAACCAAGTTTTTAGAAGATCCAAATCGGGGACTATTTGCAGACCAAGCTTGGCGAAGACGGACAAAAGAAAGCCGTTTTGTTGCACAGAATGGAGTTCAGGAATATTTGGGGCCAGTTATCCGCCTCAACCCCTTGAGTCAAGAAGAAATTCTCACACTTTTACAACGTTTAACTGAAATTCATGCAGTTAATTTTGGTTATGAAAAGGCTTTGACAAATCGTGAGTTGCAAGAATTTGTCCAAGAAATTGTTAATCGCTTAGGTGCAGAAGCATTGTTGACACCAGGCGAGATTGTGCGGGATTTTATTAGTGTGTTGAATATCCTGCTACAAAACCCAAAAATTTCTTTTAGTCAATTGATTCATGGTACTAATTTTAAACCCACTGCTGTTGGTAAAGCTGTAGGTGTGGATGACGATGATGCTGCAGAATTTAATTTGTGA
- a CDS encoding tellurite resistance TerB C-terminal domain-containing protein: protein MQSAILSNRVFLGIVAFSVSFGLSLVPNWDFSKAFFTGIITLIATYAAAFCVDKRRKKSEMFVLGSLHKRIKELEGLKSRIVREVTQIEEHRSLLYAESQQLQNQVAECRKQRDILHRDLGNFAGQKKQLESEISSLKTEFNSLEKNQSDLNNSLSMLTAEKRRLELNFNSSRAEINQLQTQICELLQEKHDIESNLTLLARIKPQIEEKMYELRMQLQDLEMEVTQQNKLLRNTTDERENLESLLKSLQNQVVEQKAELEQLQGQISLLQEERDLLQSQVWELLQQIETFNPESAPDHEQDDELELFPFSELLDSLETTDSQAEISANLPEEWTNFLEQLPGYEIQVLKAIVEQENPKAVIKQIAEANITMPNLLIDSINERANHSLGELIINPGAETPEIYDEHKTNLRKMMDLYQDLMTRQTSSN, encoded by the coding sequence ATGCAATCAGCAATCCTAAGCAATCGAGTTTTTCTAGGAATAGTTGCCTTTAGTGTAAGCTTTGGTCTTAGTCTCGTCCCAAACTGGGATTTTTCTAAAGCCTTCTTTACAGGTATCATTACTTTAATAGCGACCTATGCAGCAGCGTTCTGTGTAGATAAACGCCGCAAAAAGTCGGAAATGTTTGTATTAGGTTCGCTGCACAAGCGCATCAAAGAACTTGAAGGACTGAAATCTCGAATTGTCAGAGAGGTTACACAAATAGAAGAACATCGTAGTTTATTATATGCAGAGTCACAGCAGCTGCAAAACCAAGTAGCAGAATGCCGTAAGCAAAGGGATATTCTCCATCGAGATTTAGGCAATTTTGCTGGACAAAAAAAACAATTAGAATCGGAAATTAGTAGCCTAAAAACTGAATTTAATAGTTTAGAAAAAAATCAATCAGACTTGAATAATTCTTTGTCTATGCTGACAGCAGAAAAACGTCGTCTAGAATTGAATTTTAATTCATCTCGTGCGGAAATTAATCAGTTGCAAACTCAAATTTGCGAACTTTTACAAGAAAAACACGATATTGAAAGCAATTTAACCTTGCTAGCCAGAATCAAACCCCAAATTGAGGAAAAAATGTACGAATTACGAATGCAATTACAAGATTTAGAAATGGAGGTAACTCAGCAAAATAAATTACTGAGAAACACAACAGACGAAAGAGAAAATCTAGAATCCCTCCTCAAGTCTTTGCAAAACCAAGTGGTAGAACAAAAAGCTGAACTAGAGCAGCTACAAGGGCAAATTTCATTATTACAAGAAGAACGTGACTTGTTACAAAGCCAAGTTTGGGAATTACTCCAACAAATAGAAACATTCAATCCAGAATCTGCGCCTGACCACGAACAGGATGATGAGCTAGAATTGTTTCCATTCTCAGAATTGCTTGATAGCTTAGAAACTACAGATTCTCAAGCTGAGATATCGGCAAATCTACCCGAAGAATGGACTAATTTTTTGGAGCAATTACCAGGATATGAAATTCAAGTTTTAAAAGCTATAGTAGAGCAAGAAAATCCCAAAGCTGTCATTAAACAAATTGCCGAAGCTAACATCACAATGCCAAATCTCTTAATCGATTCTATAAATGAACGTGCCAATCACAGTTTAGGTGAACTGATAATCAATCCTGGGGCGGAAACTCCAGAAATTTATGACGAGCATAAAACCAATCTCAGAAAAATGATGGACTTATATCAAGACCTGATGACTAGACAAACTTCATCAAATTAA
- a CDS encoding ATP-binding protein, giving the protein MDNQAMSTGSTSSYAKVQFLQRQAASLLLYQSVLKSEVGIAFLDLLQAIRYTDADALGCLQAYGIYFHALALRHQNWEDYLITQILISENPFSKLAQQGKFGKIPPALVAAAQHDLQVLQSLYECSSATLSEWVQAAAHLPMSPVVWYREADEVGVETKFITSLQQLENWADGVEDLAADYEKFGTGLFAEYRALRWEAGQFVGIRYPDPIQLNALVGYESQRDALLKNTEFLLSGETALHVLLYGSRGSGKSSLVKALLNEYSDRNLRLLEVAKSELQNLPKIVEHLRGVPQKFIIFVDDLSFEEDDDAFKSLKVVLEGNVTARPQNVVVYATSNRRHLIREFFADRPAPKDQEEINVWDTMQEKLSFSDRFGLTLTFEGADQKTYLKIVKHLATQFEINIGQEKLEYQALQWATRHNGRSGRTARQFIDFLKADLSLFGITNNTSNDKSQMINDNCEGK; this is encoded by the coding sequence ATGGATAATCAAGCAATGTCTACGGGAAGTACTTCATCCTATGCCAAGGTTCAATTCCTCCAGCGCCAAGCAGCGTCACTTTTACTTTATCAATCAGTCCTCAAAAGCGAAGTGGGGATCGCATTTCTTGACCTGTTACAAGCCATACGTTACACTGATGCCGATGCACTAGGTTGCCTCCAAGCCTACGGCATTTACTTTCACGCCTTGGCTTTGCGACATCAAAATTGGGAGGACTACCTGATTACTCAAATTCTCATTTCCGAGAATCCCTTTAGCAAGCTCGCTCAACAGGGAAAATTTGGGAAAATTCCCCCAGCTTTAGTCGCCGCTGCACAACATGATTTACAAGTGTTGCAGAGTTTATATGAATGTAGTAGCGCAACTTTGAGCGAGTGGGTACAAGCTGCAGCCCATCTACCCATGTCACCAGTTGTGTGGTATAGGGAGGCGGATGAGGTAGGGGTAGAGACAAAATTTATTACCTCTTTACAACAGTTAGAAAATTGGGCTGATGGTGTCGAAGATTTAGCAGCTGATTATGAGAAATTCGGCACTGGTTTATTTGCAGAATATCGCGCTTTACGCTGGGAAGCTGGACAATTTGTTGGTATTCGCTATCCCGATCCAATTCAACTGAATGCACTGGTAGGTTACGAGTCACAGCGGGATGCTTTGTTAAAAAATACCGAGTTTTTATTGTCAGGAGAAACAGCACTGCATGTATTACTGTATGGTAGTCGCGGTTCCGGGAAATCTTCTTTAGTCAAAGCTTTATTAAATGAGTATAGCGACCGTAATCTCCGCTTGCTGGAAGTAGCAAAATCAGAGTTACAAAATTTACCAAAAATTGTGGAACACTTGCGGGGAGTGCCACAAAAATTTATTATTTTTGTCGATGACCTTTCTTTTGAAGAAGATGATGATGCATTTAAATCATTGAAAGTAGTTTTAGAAGGCAATGTAACAGCCCGTCCTCAAAACGTAGTTGTGTATGCTACTTCTAATCGTCGCCACTTGATTCGAGAGTTTTTTGCCGATAGACCTGCTCCCAAAGATCAAGAAGAAATCAATGTTTGGGATACCATGCAAGAGAAGCTTTCATTTAGCGATCGCTTTGGTTTAACCTTAACCTTTGAGGGGGCAGATCAGAAAACTTATTTAAAAATTGTCAAGCATCTAGCGACACAATTTGAAATTAATATTGGACAAGAAAAGTTGGAATATCAAGCCTTACAGTGGGCTACTCGCCATAATGGTCGTTCTGGACGCACAGCGCGACAGTTTATTGATTTCTTGAAAGCTGATTTGTCACTTTTTGGTATAACTAACAATACATCTAATGACAAATCACAAATGATAAATGACAACTGTGAGGGTAAATGA
- a CDS encoding TMEM14 family protein: protein MNLGIIAAILYGVLALLGGIIGYIQAGSKVSLLSGAISGLLLILAAFIQLQGQNWGLIVAAFVTASLVVFFALRLAKTRKFMPAGLMTILGMLALTVMINQLISGT from the coding sequence ATGAATTTAGGTATAATTGCTGCTATTCTATACGGCGTATTAGCGTTGCTCGGTGGCATCATAGGCTACATCCAAGCTGGTAGTAAAGTTTCGCTTCTAAGTGGTGCTATAAGTGGTTTATTGTTAATTTTGGCTGCTTTTATTCAATTACAAGGACAAAACTGGGGTTTGATTGTAGCAGCTTTTGTTACTGCCAGTTTAGTAGTTTTCTTTGCCTTAAGACTAGCTAAAACACGCAAGTTCATGCCTGCGGGATTGATGACTATTTTGGGTATGCTGGCCTTGACTGTGATGATAAATCAACTTATATCCGGCACTTAG
- a CDS encoding phosphotransferase yields MVLSLSSHNVIQYLQEAGLCSSEDGASDDSELPDSSKNLNLLVNLADNRKLLVKQERSNNHDGTPHEFFNEWLFHQLLQQFPVIGNISAIASLVLHFDEENSILVRNYLNDYQDLGNFYQTKDIFPEEIAIAIGTTLAGLHRATFNRKEYRDFMATAPQGQFRYNFYNPAQGIGTISPEIFAMVPSQALKFYVLYQRYESLESAIADLAYEWKPCCLTHNDLKLNNILVHSRWEQLDNCLVRLIDWEACSWGDPAFDLGTLVASYLGIWLSSLVVDPTIELEESLRLAVTPLEVLQPSILALIRSYLNAFPMILEYRPDFILRVIQFAGLALIHQIQETINCRKYFDNADICMLQVAKNLLTMPEQAVLTVFGISESEIVKPVAKVHQLPQPAREKQLVRLYYEKTRLRGC; encoded by the coding sequence ATGGTATTATCACTGTCTTCTCACAACGTTATCCAGTATCTGCAGGAAGCAGGTCTGTGTAGCTCAGAAGATGGAGCATCAGACGACTCTGAGTTGCCAGACAGTAGCAAAAATCTGAATTTACTGGTAAATCTGGCAGATAATCGCAAACTGCTGGTTAAACAAGAACGTAGCAATAATCATGATGGAACGCCCCATGAATTTTTCAATGAGTGGCTATTTCACCAATTGCTGCAGCAGTTTCCGGTGATAGGGAATATTTCTGCGATCGCATCATTAGTGCTACATTTTGACGAGGAAAATTCTATCCTTGTCCGGAACTACTTAAATGATTATCAGGATCTGGGAAATTTTTACCAAACTAAGGATATTTTTCCCGAAGAAATTGCGATCGCTATTGGCACGACTTTAGCAGGACTACACCGTGCTACCTTCAACCGTAAGGAATATCGTGATTTTATGGCCACCGCCCCCCAAGGACAGTTTCGCTATAATTTCTACAATCCAGCCCAAGGGATCGGGACAATTAGCCCTGAGATTTTTGCTATGGTTCCCTCCCAAGCGCTGAAATTCTATGTTCTTTATCAGCGTTATGAAAGTTTAGAATCAGCAATTGCAGATTTGGCATACGAATGGAAGCCTTGCTGCTTGACACACAACGACCTGAAATTGAACAACATTTTGGTTCATTCCAGGTGGGAGCAGCTAGACAATTGCCTAGTAAGACTGATTGACTGGGAAGCATGTTCTTGGGGAGATCCAGCCTTTGATTTGGGTACTTTAGTCGCCAGCTACTTAGGAATTTGGCTATCGAGCCTGGTAGTAGACCCGACTATTGAGTTGGAAGAATCTCTGCGCCTGGCGGTAACACCGCTAGAGGTTCTTCAACCTTCAATACTGGCTTTGATTCGCTCTTATCTCAACGCTTTTCCCATGATTCTGGAGTACCGTCCTGATTTTATTTTGCGCGTTATTCAGTTTGCAGGTCTGGCACTGATTCATCAAATTCAGGAGACGATAAACTGCCGCAAATACTTTGATAATGCCGACATTTGTATGCTACAAGTGGCCAAAAATCTCCTGACGATGCCAGAGCAAGCTGTGTTGACAGTTTTCGGCATCTCGGAGTCAGAAATTGTCAAACCTGTGGCTAAAGTTCATCAACTCCCGCAACCAGCAAGGGAGAAACAATTAGTCCGGCTTTATTACGAAAAAACCCGCCTGCGCGGTTGTTAA
- a CDS encoding T3SS effector HopA1 family protein, which yields MLNSTANANHPLNTLFDIASNIQIESNFRIHHPNYQPFALPTKIADRFQQNSTDLQHKYLTLLLRNFLYGIYYNGSLQNILAVNGEAANCSPHQNLENNSTLGMDGEFYERLHNCNHGTGYYDPSWEVLRREPDGSMAVFKGGLTLYIEPECHLKPTSKFATVGELVSIWMPKNRLQNGCYVAVSNSGQERLGNPDADLGTGRIYCNVSPFGAIALMDSLTLDLNAAAIPFSFQVLYNPSGYGRYDSGVLYFERHNYPEIRNILQAAYAEHESHFHPEIPLFTKFLAPGLGLAEEPTRKFAPQESFGMNRCQIVANAMLEAWQKGKNALDDRMNAINQHFTQHLIDLQRPYLNPSSEDIYYPLN from the coding sequence ATGCTAAATTCTACTGCGAATGCGAATCACCCCCTGAATACTCTGTTTGACATTGCCAGCAATATCCAGATTGAGTCAAACTTTAGGATTCACCATCCCAATTATCAACCCTTTGCCCTGCCGACAAAAATAGCAGACAGATTTCAGCAAAACTCGACAGATCTACAACACAAATATCTGACCCTACTGCTGCGAAATTTCCTCTACGGTATCTATTACAATGGCTCCCTGCAAAACATTTTGGCTGTCAATGGTGAAGCCGCTAATTGTTCACCACACCAAAATTTAGAAAACAATTCCACCTTGGGGATGGATGGGGAATTTTACGAACGACTGCACAATTGTAATCATGGCACCGGCTATTATGACCCTAGTTGGGAAGTGTTGCGGCGCGAACCTGATGGTAGTATGGCGGTGTTCAAAGGCGGTTTGACATTATATATTGAGCCTGAGTGCCATCTCAAACCTACTTCTAAATTTGCCACAGTTGGCGAGTTGGTATCTATCTGGATGCCGAAAAATCGACTGCAAAATGGTTGTTATGTCGCAGTTAGCAACTCTGGACAGGAACGACTAGGTAATCCAGATGCTGATTTGGGAACGGGTCGAATCTATTGTAATGTCAGCCCATTTGGTGCGATCGCTCTCATGGATAGTCTGACACTAGACCTCAACGCTGCAGCTATTCCCTTTAGCTTTCAGGTTCTCTACAATCCCTCTGGATACGGACGTTACGACTCAGGGGTACTTTATTTTGAGCGTCACAACTATCCAGAAATTCGCAACATTCTTCAGGCTGCGTATGCAGAACATGAATCCCATTTCCATCCCGAAATCCCCTTGTTTACCAAGTTTTTGGCGCCAGGGTTGGGTTTAGCTGAAGAACCAACGCGCAAATTTGCTCCACAGGAAAGTTTTGGTATGAACCGTTGCCAAATTGTCGCTAATGCGATGTTAGAAGCTTGGCAAAAAGGTAAAAATGCCCTCGATGATCGGATGAACGCTATCAACCAACATTTTACACAGCATTTAATTGATTTGCAGCGTCCCTACCTCAATCCTAGCTCTGAGGATATATATTATCCCCTAAACTAA
- a CDS encoding thioesterase family protein, whose product MSFTYNRTIRFPDTDAAGVVYFANILSICHEAYEASLGASGINLKVFFSNQSVAFPIVHASVDFFRPMFCADKLLISLNPHKLGVDKFEITYEISVAEVVVTKAITRHVCIDMNSRIKQELTEEIIHWLDTNRRETEEAERRKSREEII is encoded by the coding sequence ATGTCTTTTACTTATAATCGTACCATTCGCTTTCCAGATACTGATGCTGCTGGCGTAGTTTATTTTGCTAATATTTTAAGTATTTGTCACGAGGCTTATGAAGCATCTCTAGGCGCATCAGGTATTAATCTCAAAGTTTTTTTTAGTAATCAATCTGTGGCTTTTCCTATTGTTCATGCTAGTGTAGATTTCTTTCGCCCGATGTTTTGTGCAGACAAGTTGCTTATTAGCTTGAATCCCCACAAACTAGGTGTTGATAAGTTTGAAATTACTTATGAGATTTCTGTAGCTGAGGTGGTTGTTACTAAGGCAATTACCCGCCATGTTTGTATTGATATGAATAGTAGAATTAAGCAGGAATTGACTGAGGAGATTATTCACTGGTTGGACACAAACCGCAGAGAGACGGAGGAAGCAGAGAGAAGAAAGTCCAGAGAGGAAATTATTTGA